The proteins below come from a single Miscanthus floridulus cultivar M001 chromosome 1, ASM1932011v1, whole genome shotgun sequence genomic window:
- the LOC136464959 gene encoding zinc finger BED domain-containing protein RICESLEEPER 3-like, producing MANKILEFLELFYDSTVDLSGVYYPTSPLMIHHLIKIAIHLHRYQHDEHLRSVIQPMTDKYNKYWKNIPDLYSIAFILDPRAKIKGFTKVLRKLHSLFNIDYTNKLLDTRALLFKMYNRYDVMYGSNRLKRVVPPSLSSKKRIAWAEIYDDDELDVGAGCSSLPSSLDHSRSVSATSLLQAATASSNSSELASYLDCNTVSQLDDEFDIMQWWHEHKLTYLVLSVLAKDILTVPVSTISSESTFSLTSRIIEERRRRLNPKTIEALTCIKDWENAETRL from the coding sequence ATGGCAAATAAAATCTTGGAATTTCTTGAACTGTTCTATGACTCAACTGTTGATttgtctggtgtttactatcctacTTCTCCACTTATGATTCATCATCTTAttaagattgctatacacctGCATAGGTATCAACATGATGAACATCTAAGATCTGTTATCCAACCTATGACTGACAAATACAATAAGTACTGGAAGAACATACCTGATCTTTATTCTATTGCATTCATATTGGATCCAAGAGCTAAAATTAAGGGATTTACCAAAGTGCTTAGGAAGTTACATTCTCTTTTTAATATTGACTACACTAATAAGTTGCTGGACACCAGAGCTCTTCTATTTAAAATGTATAACAGGTATGATGTAATGTATGGTTCTAATAGGCTGAAAAGGGTTGTTCCTCCATCCCTGTCTAGTAAGAAAAGAATAGCTTGGGCtgaaatttatgatgatgatgagttggATGTTGGAGCTGGCTGTTCTTCCCTCCCTTCTAGTCTTGATCATTCTAGGAGTGTTTCTGCCACTTCCTTGCTGCAGGCAGCAACTGCTAGTTCTAACTCTAGTGAGCTTGCATCCTACCTGGACTGTAACACAGTAAGCCAGTTGGATGATGAGTTTGACATCATGCAGTGGTGGCATGAGCACAAGCTTACTTATTTAGTACTTTCTGTTCTTGCTAAAGACATTTTGACAGTGCCTGTATCAACCATTTCTTCAGAGTCCACTTTTAGCTTAACTAgcaggatcatcgaggagcggcggcggaggctgaaCCCTAAAACTATAGAGGCGCTTACCTGCATCAAGGATTGGGAGAATGCTGAGACAAGATTGTAG